From the Candidatus Krumholzibacteriota bacterium genome, one window contains:
- a CDS encoding bifunctional nuclease family protein — protein sequence MREVVVSALAMDKEREYPVVLLKASEKSAVLPIWIGPAEASSIFTVLAGKSFQRPMTHDLMRIIVDVLEAEVSSVEITGISKNTYFARIVLRRDEDIFYVDARPSDSIALALRCKASIFVDNDLFDEYSRKMSIKKDDEEGHLDRIDPEDFGFFDL from the coding sequence ATGAGAGAAGTTGTTGTAAGCGCTTTAGCTATGGATAAAGAACGGGAATATCCAGTGGTACTTCTAAAGGCTTCCGAGAAGAGCGCGGTGTTGCCGATTTGGATTGGTCCCGCGGAGGCCTCCTCGATATTTACCGTTTTAGCTGGAAAATCATTTCAAAGACCAATGACACACGATCTTATGCGGATTATTGTGGACGTCCTCGAAGCTGAAGTAAGTAGTGTGGAAATAACCGGAATTTCAAAAAATACCTATTTTGCCAGGATTGTTCTGAGGCGGGATGAAGATATTTTCTATGTGGATGCCAGACCGAGTGATTCGATTGCTCTTGCTCTGCGTTGCAAAGCTTCTATTTTTGTGGACAATGATCTTTTCGATGAATATTCCAGGAAGATGTCTATCAAGAAGGACGACGAGGAGGGACATCTTGACAGAATTGACCCTGAAGATTTCGGGTTTTTTGATTTGTAG
- a CDS encoding ABC transporter substrate-binding protein yields the protein MKIFIILSCCLILFSCALFPPSGKETEDLSKDEEALITKIRTLLFEGDINGAIESGRRYLLRYADSENAGKVRVYVGRANLKLGHTDRAIEVLSPIFKEDHPDRLKIKAYLITAEAQMAKGKISNATENILKASILDISESQLYKAKELLSEEEKMLTLADLENMAEKYNSSPLLFFMLERSLKLSERGADKDYKDRIVELISRYTGADLPENKGLERGIRKRELSPFRIGVICPLTGRFSKLGESFANGAILALKEARKRGVRGVEIVVGDTKANSLEAYLVAERLIKEEDVDVIIGAISSSSTVAAAQVAQARKRILFSPVAPERGIDDIGDYIFQDLRNYESEIIAVAKVACRELGIKRIALLASDNQLNRRIELLLRAEVEREGGNICLADYYKEGDTDFKENIDRIRAASPEALFIPSDKDDLVLILPQLSFYEFGVQLLGLSSWDFDDLIRMTGKDMTGALFPAKTSTNDERELYNSAAAYTGQSEEAANRFEIKGYAGAKKIIDLLTVEIEDMNLREKMEYLLNNRKHQYLKSISDKGILFYTVRNAEKVPFLSHKSNQADKNREH from the coding sequence ATGAAAATATTCATTATTCTATCTTGCTGTTTGATCCTTTTTTCCTGCGCTCTTTTTCCCCCTTCAGGAAAAGAGACAGAAGATCTAAGCAAAGACGAAGAAGCATTAATCACGAAAATAAGAACCCTTCTTTTTGAAGGTGATATTAACGGCGCGATCGAATCCGGCAGGCGCTATCTACTGCGTTACGCGGACAGTGAGAATGCAGGTAAAGTCCGTGTTTATGTGGGCAGGGCTAATTTGAAACTGGGCCACACTGACCGGGCGATCGAAGTCTTAAGTCCAATTTTTAAAGAAGATCATCCGGACAGATTAAAAATCAAAGCTTATCTTATCACCGCTGAAGCCCAAATGGCCAAGGGGAAAATATCCAACGCGACAGAGAATATTTTGAAGGCTTCAATACTGGATATAAGTGAATCTCAGTTATATAAAGCTAAAGAATTACTTTCTGAAGAAGAAAAAATGCTGACTTTAGCAGATCTTGAGAATATGGCAGAAAAATATAATTCATCTCCACTTCTTTTTTTTATGCTGGAGAGGAGTCTGAAATTATCCGAGAGGGGGGCGGATAAGGATTATAAAGATAGAATAGTAGAATTGATTTCCCGGTATACAGGCGCTGATTTACCTGAAAATAAGGGATTGGAAAGGGGAATTCGGAAGCGGGAATTATCTCCCTTCAGGATAGGCGTTATATGCCCGCTAACCGGCAGGTTTTCAAAACTCGGGGAATCTTTCGCTAACGGAGCAATCCTCGCTTTGAAAGAAGCCAGGAAAAGGGGTGTCCGCGGTGTTGAGATTGTTGTTGGAGATACAAAAGCGAATTCTCTTGAAGCTTACTTAGTAGCCGAAAGACTTATAAAGGAAGAGGATGTTGATGTGATAATCGGGGCTATTTCAAGTTCTTCTACTGTAGCCGCGGCGCAGGTTGCTCAGGCTCGCAAGAGAATACTGTTTTCTCCAGTTGCCCCCGAAAGAGGGATCGATGATATCGGTGATTACATATTCCAGGATTTGAGAAATTATGAATCTGAAATAATTGCCGTCGCTAAAGTTGCCTGTAGAGAACTCGGAATAAAAAGGATTGCTTTACTTGCTTCAGATAATCAATTAAACAGGAGAATCGAGTTATTGCTTAGAGCTGAAGTAGAAAGAGAAGGAGGAAATATCTGTTTGGCTGATTATTATAAGGAGGGGGATACCGATTTTAAAGAAAATATCGATAGAATAAGGGCGGCTTCTCCCGAAGCACTTTTTATTCCTTCAGATAAAGATGACCTGGTTTTGATATTGCCCCAGCTTTCATTTTATGAATTCGGAGTACAGCTGCTCGGCTTGAGTAGTTGGGATTTTGATGATTTGATACGGATGACTGGAAAAGATATGACAGGGGCTTTATTTCCCGCGAAAACGAGCACCAATGACGAACGCGAATTATACAACTCAGCGGCTGCTTACACGGGACAGTCCGAGGAAGCCGCCAACCGTTTTGAAATCAAAGGATACGCGGGAGCTAAAAAAATCATCGATCTTCTAACTGTTGAAATAGAGGATATGAACTTACGTGAAAAGATGGAGTATCTGTTGAATAACAGGAAGCACCAATATCTTAAGAGCATATCGGACAAAGGCATTTTATTCTACACGGTAAGAAATGCCGAGAAAGTACCGTTTTTATCTCATAAAAGCAACCAAGCGGATAAAAACAGAGAACACTGA
- a CDS encoding SPOR domain-containing protein, giving the protein MTNSDSRDDSLRNNDGYGRDVYSISLSKEKMIKFIEEGDYSSTNYLDLYEEIGRKLEDKITEKGCVSFFLFSLGEDRITRDFSVLQLAHFFSRKGKKLLIVDCDFLSPGLNGLVDNVEELGFLDLLLYGSSLKSVARPIGIEGVKTIGPGSFPVSRTVPFATKEFDRVNHFLRERNDVILYCSTLYSDSNEINPLIKFVDDAVISCRAEEFSKGKLRKILTDLETSGFPSVKTIFFGGLLSGQAVAGKEEKRREEEVKKEDIKKKKKLERQETKGEIADGGIGGKVPSDGESGDIESGFIEKTEEIEPEDEFPGRRINPLRIVLITAAFFIVAFAAWMFMRGCSSKEKRSSERINKAVQTMQEASRDNKKDVNEDAGKKEETDTEKESGVIPVAGVEDSLQEASEKEASGVSPDEAEASKADKIEEDVKPPADYYSVHIASFRDIKNAGDEAEYFEKKGFDVFVTEVTVKDTKWFRVLVGRHKTKKLAGITKMKLLPLKRIGYARVVKVDK; this is encoded by the coding sequence ATGACAAATAGTGATTCCAGAGACGATTCTCTGAGAAATAATGATGGATACGGCAGAGATGTTTACTCAATTTCCCTGAGTAAAGAAAAAATGATAAAGTTTATCGAGGAGGGGGATTATTCTTCTACAAATTATCTTGATCTTTACGAAGAAATAGGCAGAAAGCTGGAGGATAAAATCACAGAAAAGGGGTGTGTGTCATTTTTCCTTTTCTCTTTAGGTGAGGACAGGATTACAAGAGATTTTTCAGTTCTTCAACTTGCTCATTTCTTTTCCAGAAAGGGAAAAAAGCTCCTTATTGTGGATTGCGATTTTCTTAGTCCGGGTCTGAACGGGCTTGTTGACAATGTTGAAGAACTTGGGTTTCTTGATCTCCTTTTATACGGAAGTTCATTAAAGTCTGTGGCCAGACCGATTGGAATCGAAGGTGTTAAAACAATAGGTCCGGGGTCATTCCCCGTTTCAAGAACGGTTCCTTTCGCCACGAAGGAGTTTGACAGAGTAAATCATTTCCTTCGTGAAAGAAATGATGTTATTCTATATTGCTCCACACTTTATTCAGACAGCAATGAAATAAATCCTCTTATTAAATTTGTTGATGACGCGGTTATTTCCTGCCGGGCTGAAGAATTTTCGAAGGGGAAGCTCAGAAAGATCCTGACTGATCTGGAAACATCCGGTTTTCCATCAGTAAAAACGATTTTTTTCGGCGGTTTATTAAGTGGGCAAGCCGTGGCAGGAAAAGAGGAAAAACGGCGGGAGGAAGAAGTTAAGAAGGAAGATATAAAAAAGAAAAAGAAGCTGGAAAGACAAGAAACTAAAGGGGAGATTGCAGATGGGGGGATAGGAGGCAAGGTTCCCTCGGATGGGGAATCCGGCGACATTGAATCCGGATTCATAGAGAAAACAGAAGAGATTGAACCTGAAGATGAATTTCCCGGAAGAAGGATAAATCCGCTTCGAATAGTTCTGATAACTGCCGCTTTCTTTATAGTCGCTTTTGCGGCGTGGATGTTTATGAGGGGATGTTCGTCAAAAGAAAAGAGAAGTAGCGAGAGGATTAATAAAGCTGTTCAGACAATGCAGGAAGCCAGTAGAGATAACAAGAAAGATGTTAACGAAGATGCCGGTAAGAAAGAAGAGACAGATACAGAGAAAGAAAGCGGTGTAATTCCCGTGGCCGGAGTTGAAGATTCCCTGCAAGAAGCTTCTGAAAAAGAAGCCTCAGGGGTTTCTCCTGATGAGGCAGAAGCCTCTAAAGCGGATAAGATAGAAGAAGACGTAAAGCCGCCGGCGGATTATTATTCTGTTCACATAGCTTCATTCAGGGATATAAAGAACGCGGGGGATGAGGCTGAGTATTTTGAGAAGAAAGGGTTTGATGTCTTTGTAACAGAAGTAACGGTTAAAGATACTAAATGGTTCCGCGTGTTGGTTGGAAGACACAAGACAAAGAAGTTAGCAGGTATAACGAAGATGAAATTGCTGCCGTTGAAAAGAATTGGTTATGCTAGAGTGGTTAAAGTGGACAAATAA
- the selA gene encoding L-seryl-tRNA(Sec) selenium transferase, translated as MNLQVLLKSLPSVEKVLKDDRINILITPFSRKGVVQLVRRAISGYRRAIIEGEGTVSGREEDLTGAIVTEVVEKVKKLTGSVSNRVINASGVVLYTNLGRAVLGEQVKAEIKKAASGYIDLEIDLETGQRVKRERRAAKLLSLITGASDAHIVNNNAAAVFLAVNTLAENGAIAVSRGELVEIGGSFRLPDILSKSARRVIEVGTTNRTHIKDYKKAILNGADLLLKVHKSNYSITGYTNEVSLKELVELGRENNIPVMYDQGSGLLYPIEAGEIEGEESISEIIGSGVDLICFSADKMFGGPQGGILLGSSDLIESMRKNHLSRALRIDKLTLAGLEKVLIHYWNGELESIPVLESVNMSAEEIKKRAVNFSESIEEELSGKISISTVEGLSSVGGGSFPNYSLRSELVKITLAEGNPDRFSVLLRKQDPAVIVRVKGDSIFIDLRTVSHDEEILLKKAIVKGLRDIASRE; from the coding sequence ATGAATTTACAAGTGCTTCTGAAAAGTTTGCCCTCAGTTGAAAAAGTACTTAAAGATGATCGTATAAATATTCTTATCACCCCCTTCTCAAGAAAGGGGGTTGTACAGCTGGTACGTCGGGCAATAAGTGGTTACCGCCGTGCTATTATCGAAGGTGAGGGAACTGTCTCCGGCAGGGAAGAAGATCTCACAGGCGCGATAGTAACAGAGGTTGTAGAGAAAGTTAAAAAGTTGACAGGGAGTGTCTCAAATAGAGTGATCAACGCTTCAGGAGTTGTGCTTTATACGAATCTTGGGAGAGCTGTACTGGGAGAGCAGGTAAAGGCTGAAATCAAAAAAGCTGCTTCCGGCTACATTGATTTGGAGATCGATCTTGAAACAGGTCAGAGAGTTAAGAGAGAGAGGCGCGCCGCAAAGCTGCTGTCCCTGATAACAGGAGCCTCCGACGCTCATATTGTAAATAATAACGCGGCCGCTGTCTTTCTTGCGGTAAATACTCTGGCGGAAAATGGGGCGATAGCCGTATCAAGAGGGGAACTCGTTGAAATTGGAGGAAGCTTTAGACTTCCGGATATACTATCAAAATCCGCGCGTAGAGTCATTGAAGTCGGGACAACGAACAGAACGCACATAAAAGATTATAAGAAAGCTATCCTGAATGGCGCGGATCTTTTATTAAAGGTGCATAAGAGTAATTATAGTATAACAGGTTATACTAATGAAGTTTCTTTAAAAGAACTGGTGGAACTTGGACGGGAGAATAACATTCCCGTTATGTATGATCAGGGTAGCGGATTATTGTATCCTATTGAAGCGGGGGAAATAGAGGGAGAAGAATCTATAAGTGAAATAATAGGGTCAGGGGTCGATCTGATTTGTTTCAGCGCCGACAAAATGTTCGGGGGTCCGCAGGGCGGAATATTACTCGGTTCATCCGATTTGATTGAGAGTATGAGGAAGAATCATCTTTCAAGGGCGCTTAGAATTGACAAATTAACGCTCGCTGGTCTTGAGAAAGTCCTTATCCATTATTGGAATGGAGAATTGGAAAGTATTCCCGTGCTTGAATCGGTTAATATGAGCGCGGAAGAAATAAAAAAGAGAGCCGTGAATTTTTCAGAGTCGATTGAAGAAGAACTTTCCGGAAAGATTTCAATAAGTACTGTAGAGGGGCTATCTTCTGTGGGCGGAGGATCATTTCCAAATTATTCCTTGCGAAGTGAACTTGTTAAAATTACTCTTGCAGAAGGGAATCCGGATAGGTTTTCGGTTCTGCTGAGAAAGCAAGATCCCGCGGTTATCGTAAGAGTGAAAGGGGATTCTATATTTATAGACCTTCGGACTGTTAGTCATGATGAAGAAATTCTACTTAAGAAAGCAATTGTAAAGGGACTGCGAGATATTGCCTCGAGGGAGTGA
- a CDS encoding N-acetylmuramoyl-L-alanine amidase, with protein sequence MEKNFLISFGKLCLKNRKRLAFYTIFAAAALLLYAGCASRHSKYIRLYSSLSEKRPTLEQRVLVDRKIVIDPGHGGNFKGALGADSLSEAEVNLGVALYLWGLLDEAGADVKLTRTTDRDFLSEDSKDLKDDLKARVEEANSYNPEVFISIHHNSTLPVKRDKNRIEIYYNSKDSGASLELAQLVRLHLARNLGIENSRINPGNYYVLRNSTGQASILGEASYISNPAVEGKLKLSSKQQLEAESYFIALVNYFSRGVPVLKLISTQADTVYSNNNIVFKIKRGNNIPIDPASSTIYFDGKANKPSLDINTQTLHFGITSDTPNKIHTVRASVKSVRGATATSGLHTFVLNRPPVHFLPLPPKRGSDKNIILSVKILDKFGNPIIDGSHALISPLDSEKKYSEECNNGMLSFCVKESLLPGNFTVDISGRNDTLYFPQFAPSKTRTLKIVSSGDNSVIPFPLVYTGKNSHTLKGDGNGIVHLPDSLPKINPLIIAGGFKPFTTDINAFSEGKETIVIKLPPLFEGKLNSRRIAIDPACGGAYGGTSGKKMIKESSINLRIAKQVSNILKTSGAFVYLTREGEETLSQQERIAGINRFYPELSIQINHDLKLDNAKGAFSIRHYPDSQGGTKIAAIINSNLEGLYLAESGVIKSSASSLLSQTSCPACEIHFTSLDEKEFEEIASDPDYINLISENIFSSILNYFNADHAEFNPVKIKITSKGRGIPDVYVTVDNLLTLPTNDRGIAVFSHIDPGKHMIVVQTRGEEYRWGMYDVQAETENEILIELKDD encoded by the coding sequence ATGGAAAAGAATTTCTTGATCTCTTTTGGAAAACTGTGTTTAAAGAACCGTAAGAGACTAGCATTTTACACAATATTCGCCGCGGCAGCCCTGTTGTTATACGCGGGCTGCGCTTCAAGACATTCAAAATATATTAGACTGTATTCATCTCTATCCGAAAAAAGACCAACCCTTGAACAAAGGGTTCTCGTGGATAGAAAAATAGTTATAGATCCCGGGCACGGCGGTAATTTTAAAGGCGCCCTGGGAGCAGACAGTCTGTCCGAAGCGGAAGTAAATCTGGGAGTAGCGCTTTACCTCTGGGGTTTGCTTGATGAAGCCGGCGCTGACGTTAAATTGACAAGAACAACTGACCGTGATTTCCTCTCAGAGGATTCCAAAGATCTTAAAGACGACCTTAAAGCCCGGGTTGAAGAAGCCAATTCTTACAACCCCGAAGTATTTATTTCAATTCATCATAATTCAACACTCCCCGTCAAAAGAGATAAAAACAGAATTGAAATCTACTATAACAGCAAGGACTCAGGGGCTTCACTTGAGCTTGCTCAATTGGTCAGACTTCATCTGGCAAGGAATCTCGGCATAGAAAACTCAAGAATAAATCCCGGGAATTACTATGTCCTGAGGAATTCAACCGGACAGGCGTCGATTCTGGGTGAAGCAAGCTATATATCCAATCCGGCGGTAGAGGGTAAATTGAAATTGTCTTCCAAGCAGCAACTCGAAGCTGAAAGTTACTTTATCGCTCTGGTAAATTATTTTTCAAGGGGAGTACCCGTATTAAAATTAATATCGACTCAAGCTGATACTGTTTATAGTAATAATAATATTGTTTTCAAAATAAAGAGGGGAAATAATATACCAATCGACCCCGCTTCATCAACAATATATTTTGACGGAAAAGCAAATAAACCGTCCTTAGACATAAACACTCAAACACTTCATTTCGGCATCACTTCCGATACTCCGAACAAAATTCATACAGTCCGGGCAAGCGTCAAAAGTGTAAGAGGAGCAACTGCTACAAGCGGTTTGCATACTTTTGTATTAAACCGGCCTCCGGTGCATTTTCTGCCCCTTCCTCCCAAACGCGGCTCAGATAAAAATATTATTCTTTCTGTTAAAATACTTGATAAATTCGGCAATCCCATAATCGACGGATCTCACGCTTTAATTTCACCTCTGGACTCCGAGAAGAAATATTCGGAGGAATGCAATAACGGAATGCTCTCCTTTTGTGTAAAAGAATCCCTTCTACCGGGGAATTTTACTGTCGATATATCAGGTAGAAATGATACTCTCTACTTTCCCCAATTTGCCCCCTCTAAAACCAGAACCCTGAAAATCGTAAGCTCGGGGGATAATAGCGTAATACCTTTCCCCTTGGTTTATACGGGTAAAAACAGCCATACGCTAAAAGGTGACGGAAATGGAATCGTTCATCTTCCCGATTCCCTTCCAAAGATAAACCCTCTGATAATAGCGGGAGGGTTCAAACCGTTTACAACCGACATCAATGCTTTTTCTGAGGGGAAAGAGACGATAGTTATAAAACTTCCTCCTTTATTTGAGGGAAAATTAAACTCACGAAGAATTGCTATAGATCCCGCCTGCGGTGGAGCGTACGGCGGAACTTCAGGTAAGAAGATGATTAAAGAAAGTTCCATAAATCTGAGAATAGCCAAACAAGTAAGTAATATTTTAAAAACTTCCGGAGCCTTTGTGTATTTAACCAGAGAAGGGGAAGAAACTCTATCGCAGCAGGAAAGAATCGCAGGTATAAACCGCTTCTATCCGGAGCTGTCAATCCAGATCAACCACGACTTGAAATTGGATAATGCTAAGGGCGCCTTCTCGATCAGGCACTATCCCGACAGCCAAGGAGGAACAAAAATAGCTGCTATCATTAACTCCAACCTCGAAGGACTCTACCTGGCCGAAAGCGGTGTAATAAAAAGTTCAGCGAGCTCACTTCTTTCACAGACATCCTGCCCCGCCTGTGAAATCCATTTCACGTCGCTGGATGAAAAAGAATTTGAAGAAATTGCCTCCGATCCTGATTATATAAATCTGATAAGCGAAAATATATTTTCATCTATCCTGAATTATTTCAACGCTGACCACGCTGAATTTAATCCGGTAAAAATCAAAATAACCTCTAAAGGACGTGGTATACCTGATGTATACGTAACCGTCGATAATCTTCTTACACTACCGACAAATGACAGGGGAATAGCGGTTTTCAGCCATATTGACCCCGGAAAACATATGATCGTTGTTCAAACTCGCGGCGAAGAGTATCGCTGGGGAATGTATGATGTTCAAGCTGAGACGGAAAATGAAATATTAATTGAATTGAAAGATGATTGA